A genomic segment from Aspergillus chevalieri M1 DNA, chromosome 7, nearly complete sequence encodes:
- a CDS encoding uncharacterized protein (COG:S;~EggNog:ENOG410PVMS;~InterPro:IPR003806;~PFAM:PF02655;~go_function: GO:0005524 - ATP binding [Evidence IEA];~go_function: GO:0046872 - metal ion binding [Evidence IEA]) encodes MFDAVRRYRERGGTEVELSEFIHSRRPHYGVNFFVSGYDTPQPCFLGATEQVVTKNGVWVGVIIDYRVQEDLERRLQQTIAAVARTLRKSSYMGWVGIDLIFDLNDQPLVVDLNARIAAGIGVVLFSRHFLSMGFPFAQMETVSFCGPASVPYDAMSAEIESGQVIVTLSAEVTETESVASVVFGGRTREDLHTVGDWIRDVLPACFKT; translated from the coding sequence ATGTTTGATGCTGTCCGCCGGTACCGCGAGCGAGGAGGGACGGAGGTCGAACTATCTGAGTTCATCCATTCTAGAAGGCCACACTACGGCGTGAACTTCTTTGTTAGTGGCTATGATACTCCCCAACCATGCTTCCTTGGTGCCACAGAGCAGGTCGTCACCAAGAATGGTGTCTGGGTAGGTGTAATTATTGATTACCGGGTGCAAGAGGACCTCGAAAGACGTCTACAGCAGACCATCGCGGCCGTGGCACGTACATTACGAAAGTCCTCATATATGGGCTGGGTTGGCATCGATCTTATCTTTGACCTTAACGACCAGCCTCTGGTAGTGGATCTGAATGCTCGTATAGCTGCGGGGATTGGTGTTGTTCTTTTCTCTAGACACTTTTTGTCTATGGGTTTTCCGTTTGCTCAGATGGAAACGGTATCATTTTGCGGGCCTGCTTCAGTACCTTACGATGCGATGTCTGCCGAGATTGAGTCTGGCCAGGTGATTGTAACTCTCTCAGCGGAAGTCACAGAGACCGAGTCTGTAGCCTCGGTAGTCTTTGGCGGTCGTACTCGAGAAGATTTGCACACGGTAGGGGACTGGATTCGGGACGTGTTACCAGCCTGTTTTAAGACTTAA